One Magnolia sinica isolate HGM2019 chromosome 2, MsV1, whole genome shotgun sequence genomic window, CTTCCTAAGGATTCCAAGCTACTTTTATATATCCACGTCTTATTTTACCTCCTGCCAAAGATTCCAAAGACGTGCTATTTACTCTACGAGGGCACTGCAGTGTACATACCAACCAATggtgataatttatttattttttagccaCGTGTTTGTCTGTTTGTGTTGTAGGCACCATGGTTCAATAATCTAGACCGCTTGATGCAATAAGTTTAATCCTTAGGCTATGTTTGAATACATGTATtctaagataaaaataaagaaaatgcaattattattttccttttctgAAGAAGAGAACGAGTAGATGGGAAAAAAAACACCCTAACGCTAATGGGCCCAAGTGCCATGGGCCAATCCAAATAACATAACATATTTTTACCGCTATTGAAACATAAATTTTAGTTTTACAAGTCATGTTTGGATAGTAAGCAAAAATCTCATATTCATTACACAATGGTCCCTAATTTATTATGTCAGAAAAATTTAAACTATGAAAAACCTAAAATAATTGCTGATAGAATCTTCCCTTTCCTTTGAAGAATACATCATCAAGTCCAAAATCATTTCTACAATCAAGTTCTGATACAGAAACATGACCCCAAATCCAAGGATCAAAAGTCCCAACTTAATAAAGAGAACTGATCACAACAAGCAGGGTACCATAACTTTGTGGTCCTGTAACATCTATCCCGCCACAACGTCACCCATGTAGGAAATCAATATCTTAGGGTAGGCCACACCAGGAAGGTAACCTAGCACAATATCAGGccagtccaatcatcaggtgggccacagtacagGAATAATCAACGGGCAACCACTATTTTCACTCAACAAACAAGCTTGGCTACCTAGCAagcagatcagcctgattttcatggAAGGTAATCTTTACAGAGAGCCTACCACATTAATGGTACCGATTTCCTAAACAGGTGGCATGCTGACAGTAAGATGGCAATTTACCACTGGCTATGATACGCTGTCAAGTGATCAGTTCTCAACCACAAACGAAATTCGTGGGGATGTACCGTGGTCAACTCCTGCACTGAAATGTTcaccacaaatatcagccgaGAGCTTAACAGCCATCCTATCTTTTGATTAGGCCGAAAGCAGTTGCAAGGCCTCACCCCCTATAGCGATTGGCAGGACAAACTCTTAAGGCTTCCCAGTCATAGAATGGCAGAGCATACCCGCCATgttgcatgaaccaaaaaattgtACACATGACATAAACGTAACTGAAACTaagccatccaaatagtgggccagTCACTTTGTAGATAGACCTTGTCCCCAGATCAGTTTGGCTGCACCACGCAACCACTGATTAATGGACCTATGCTTATTGAGTTCGGACCAGTGACTCTTTCTTCATTTTAACAGTCAATTGGACGTCCACCAAGGGCCTTAGGATGCAAGCAGGACCcatgatttcaatggtaaaatttAAACCACGCGTGTCCCGCATGTGCATGTTCTATTGTCAAGCGCATGCGTATGAACCATCACGCTCTTCTCCACGGGCTAATTCCATAGTCCAACCAAACACCTGGGTCTTACAACTCATGGATGAGATGCTTCTGAGGATAGTGCAATCCATGGATTGGTAGGCACATCCTAACAGGACCTTAAGCAAACATAGTAATAAAGCTTCACTATCTCACACTCCAActcatttcttttcttccctAGCATTCTATAATAACAAGAAAATCTGAACACATGCACACATAAGCTCGTGCACGCAtgtgtgtgcacatgcacttgcGCACTCGAAAACAACGAGAATGAGGAAATGTTTGGGAAACATGATCATATAACCGGTAGTGGGCCACTGGGACACATAGGGGAGGTGTAGGACAGTCATCAAAAGTGTAGATGATGATAAATAGGCATGTTGCAAGAAGTCCATTTGCCTGCAAAGTTACATATATGTAGTTGGGGAAATTCACTGCCTCAAGCTTTCCACAATGTAAGTAGCATAGAGATCCCTGCACACATGGCAAAGCAATCCAAGCAAATAAATCATAGTTCAACTCAAATGCAGTCACTCAATGGGTGGTTGCTTTTCTGAATATATATTAAAGAAAGATAACAGGACGGTGGAGTGAAGAACTGAAGAATCAAACACCTGACCTTTGTCAGAGAGTCAAGTGACTCTACCACAAAGCCAAGCTTTTCATCCATGACCATTTCCGTCCATTTTTATATTCATAACATATTAATAGGTGTTTCTTACTTGAATATTcttattaatttaataattaaatatagaGTCAAGTAGAGTCAAGTCTTTGAGTTGACCTGATCCAGCTGGACATCGAGTCGAGTCCAGTTTTCGGGTTTTTCAACAATAAAATAGGCCATAGATAACACcacattaaaacaatcaattgtGAAAGATACAAGGCAAAATGGTCGATCTCGTAACAGTCTGATCGAGTGGGCTCAACTTCCTTGGGCTTTTTAGGGATGGTgggaacaagtggggcccacttaccatCACAGTCTGATCTGGATCGGCACAGCAATAAGACTCATCCTGATATAAGTTTCACAGTGGATGCTTCATGCCAAATCATAATTTTTAGGCATTCATAAATGGATAACCGCTGTTATGAATCTCactgtgggtggggcccatcacCATCGAGTGGGCTCTACTAGTAGGGCCCACTTCCTATGGCCATTCAATGTTGTTATTACAAGATGCAAAGAGAAACTCACATGGAGTACTGGATTGCTTGGACAGCAGCTTCTGCTGGGAGGAAATCGTTCACATTAACCTCTTTGTTTTCATTCTTCTTGTCTTTATTGTTGGTAGAGAGTCAAGGCCATATGGAGAAAATGCCATAAAGAAACAATCcatgggaagaaaagaaaaagaaaaaagcagagCTAGAACCCATTCAACAATCAACAAGGACCCGAGAGTCGGCTCCGATCTCTTCAGCACTACAATGAAGAAAATATAGAAAGAAAAATACTAAGGGAGCATTTGGATGCACAGCTGAACTGAGTTGCAATGATGGGTTTAATAAAATTGAGATGACCCAACTATGATTTCTTTGTCATTCACATGGATGGTGCAGTAACCAAATTGCAATTTCCTCATTTCAAGTTCGACCAGAAAAATCATAGATGCAATTAGAGGGCTACTTGTTACAAACACCAAGAAGTAGAAAACATCTCGATTCTTGTCATTTTCATCTGATGAAACTGACTGTTCACAATTcatttcacttgtgcatccaTATGCATCCTAAGCCAACCCTTGCATATCGAAGTGTCAATAGCATCTATGGACATATTAGTTGGAAGATCTCAAATCAGCATCACGTGGACTGCTCAACGACCTTCTGTGCTTAATGACGTGAAAAAGAGGCTACCAACTTATCGAGACCCCATTTGGTTATATCACATGAATtgcaaacaaaaagaaaaaaaaaagaagacaagttGCAATTATGTAATAGGTATTAAGGAGGAAAATTTGCTTCAATCTACATGGGTGGATACAATCTTCGAAGAATCGGCGGATCTCTTGAAGGCGATGCGGAGCAAGCTCCTTGATATCCTGATAATGACGATACTCAGGATCATCAGCACATACCGCTATTATCTTATCATCCTTCTCACCCTGAAAAGAATTGATACAATAATTGAGAACTCAGCTGTCTAAATGATCTCCAAATATTCAATGAAAAGATTGTGCAAAAGCCTAAATCAATAAACGGTGGGTCTGAATCATGACCAAGGTAAGGACCCGTTTGGACACACCCTCAAAATAGGAATCTGGTGCCTAACCGCAAACGCCTGTTTTGAGCCAAACCCAGTCCATGAAGTGCCTTTGGATGAACTTCTGCAAATGCCGTTTTGATCCCCCCCACTCATCGAAATAAGCACTAAAAAGCCCACTTTCCAAAAACCAATCGGTTTTGTTTTTGGCAAGTCAACCGACAAAATTACAGGGGAACCCGTATTGTGGAAATCCCCTCTAGTGGAggttgcatccaaacaggctctaAGTGTTATCAGAAGATGATGAAATTCAAAACAGGAAAGGGTCATAAAACAATCATGACCCAGCTCTGTAGCAATTGCAAAAGCAAGGGAAAAAGCTCTCACCTGATCAATCATAGGCATAAGCCCAATAGCTCTGGCACGCAGAAAACAGCCAGGCAGTACAGGCTCCTGTGCAAGACGGAGAAAATTAAACAAATGTATTTAGAAAACTGATTCAAAAGATAAGAGATTTTTGTCTGCTACATGGAAAGAGATTTCCTATCACAACTAGTAGGTACCTGCATCAATACCAGCACATCCATCGGATCACTATCTTCACAGAGTGTTCGTGGAATGAAACCGTAGTTGTGTGGATACACAACAGATGAGTAAAGAACACGATCAATCTGAATATAAGCTCAACATCACCaaattagtgtttttttttttttcattaagctGCAGGTGGATGTATCTAGGTtggaatgcatgcacatgcatgtataaatgtaaTTGCATTTCATCTAGTGATGTTTCTCTAGATTGTCAGTAAAGCTACTGGGCTAGAGACAAACTGATAACAGCCGACATGTCCAAACCATACTAGCATCAGCAAACCCATTTGCTACAAGGAAACCCTAATAGGGAGATAATGACCTCCATAACCTATTTTATTAACAAAAGGGTGGACCACCAAAACTCTCTCGCAAAGTAAATAACTGATAGGTTTGGAATGGGGACAAAAAAGGTATGAAGTGGACTATAAGACCTTGTTTTTATAAGACCAAAAGTCCATAAATGACATAGAAATACAAAGATTTCTGCAAGAAGAGGGCCTATAAGTTCATACTTTTATAAGACCAGACGTCTTGTCCAGCTCGTATTTAACCTTGCTACCCTTGCCAATCTCAACAACCTGCAACAGAATGACATAACAACGTTAGATGAAGACTGAAATTCAACAAACTAATAAGTTATACCAAAAGCAAGATGCCATTTAACACATACCCAAATGTCTAACTCAAATTGGCCTCCTGAATCCACTGGAAATTTATGATCATTACTTCCTAAATTTACTGTCTGCACTTTTTATTTTGAGCCTGCTAACTTAATTGGCTTGGACAGGTTCCGAGTCCATCTACCAGTTTGTTAGCACTGGTAGGACATGTACAATAAATGCCTCCAGTGACACAGTGAACTTATCAAATTCTCATTTTCCTCCCCAGCTCAAGTATCACAGTCAAGAACATAAAAGAAAGCAGTAATGATATGCATTACCAGGATTGCAAAGACATAATTTTTCACTTCTTGTGTGCGTAGGCATTCTTCCTCCAACTGCTTTCATAAAATCTTGCAAATATATGTGTGCCATAATCTAGCAAGACAGTTATCCAATCAAATTGAAATGGCATCCGAACATACCGCCGTTACAGAGGAAGATTCCCTCGAATAAGAGGATGCGCATGCATTCTGGATCTTCCTCCTTCACACCCTCACGCATCACCCAATGGGAAGGATATTGTGCTCCCGAGTGCAGAGTTGGGGACAGTATGttccttaaataaataaataaaaccctaGAGGAATCCTTCCCATCATCACATTCAAGGCCTTTACGTCTCCATAATTATGTCCACAAGCACTGTCCATTTTCATCTTAAACTCCTCACATGAAAAGGAGTGTTGGCCCTAAGATATCATGTGTTTGACCACctctatatgggccccaccagatgctcatatagatgatccaaaccattcatatccTTGTCCAGATATGGATGACATATGTAGCCCACTTTGGAACAATGCTAACAGCACAAGGCTACATTTGGATGCACTACCTAACTAATTGCATAATTAGTTCTCTGGTATCTAGGTGACCAAATGCAGCTGCCTTCCTTAATCCTTgaattcataatgaggaagtagtcCAAATCACAGGAACTTCCTATCAATTACAATTTACAACTTGAAAGAAACAGATTAACATGTGGAACCTGGTCTCTCAAAATGAGAAAGGTAGACTAACAATTTGAAAGAAACATATTAACATATGGAACCTAGTCTCTCAAAATGAGAAAGGAAGGTAGACTAACAATTTGGTCCTTTCAGAGATCATTGAGCTAATTACTGCAAATGAATTGAGTACTACATCCAACCACAGCTTAAAGTATCAGTGAGTAAATACTTTGTTGAAAATTTTTGCATCTGTACAATGTACCTTAGTGCAAAAACTCGAAAACTCAACCCAACTTGATGTACTTGAAGACTCGACCCAACTCTAGTCAAtatttaatattaaaa contains:
- the LOC131237950 gene encoding soluble inorganic pyrophosphatase-like — protein: MAGGNEEVSGRGNGEGSAHSSFPHVVLNERILSSMSRRSVAAHPWHDLEIGPGAPAVFNCVVEIGKGSKVKYELDKTSGLIKIDRVLYSSVVYPHNYGFIPRTLCEDSDPMDVLVLMQEPVLPGCFLRARAIGLMPMIDQGEKDDKIIAVCADDPEYRHYQDIKELAPHRLQEIRRFFEDYKKNENKEVNVNDFLPAEAAVQAIQYSMDLYATYIVESLRQ